From a single Sulfolobus sp. E5-1-F genomic region:
- a CDS encoding PolB1-binding protein PBP2 family protein, translated as MNTKLIYLMSVNQKEIEIAIEYFKNYISVGEIAATMDLKARGISNPQAVISKLIEMGIIEKGEGCYNLVRKPTNKK; from the coding sequence ATGAATACTAAACTAATATATCTTATGTCTGTAAATCAGAAGGAAATTGAGATTGCAATAGAATATTTTAAAAATTATATTTCTGTGGGTGAGATAGCAGCTACGATGGATCTTAAAGCTAGAGGGATTTCCAATCCTCAAGCTGTAATATCTAAGCTAATAGAAATGGGAATAATAGAAAAAGGAGAAGGATGTTATAATCTAGTGAGGAAACCTACGAATAAGAAGTGA
- a CDS encoding magnesium-dependent phosphatase-1, with protein MIRAIVFDADKTLWDHHNISEFEEPLKLVNADTLEDSKGRVLHLFPDVRETLKELKNRGYILGLATWNFEDKANKVLAALDLLQYFDIIVAKPYPYKFLMLSQIIIEINAKTNLKIKPNEILFLDDRRGHFGNIWLYLGDVKCLEMWKDIVRYSEIFSILRYVKNG; from the coding sequence ATGATAAGAGCAATAGTGTTTGATGCAGATAAAACCTTATGGGATCATCATAATATATCAGAATTTGAAGAGCCTTTAAAATTAGTAAACGCAGATACTTTAGAGGATTCTAAAGGTAGAGTTCTCCATTTATTTCCAGACGTCAGAGAGACTCTTAAGGAATTAAAAAATAGAGGTTACATATTAGGTCTAGCTACGTGGAACTTTGAAGATAAGGCAAATAAAGTATTAGCTGCACTAGATTTGCTTCAATATTTCGATATAATTGTAGCAAAACCTTATCCCTATAAATTTCTAATGTTAAGTCAGATAATTATTGAGATTAATGCTAAAACTAATCTAAAAATAAAACCTAACGAAATCCTTTTCTTAGATGATAGAAGAGGGCATTTTGGAAATATCTGGTTGTATCTAGGGGATGTAAAGTGTTTAGAAATGTGGAAAGATATTGTTAGGTATAGTGAAATATTTAGCATATTAAGATACGTTAAAAATGGATAG
- a CDS encoding NAD(P)/FAD-dependent oxidoreductase: MVGGGLAGLLLAYNIRDSDPIVFDRRRFPGKKCTGVISRKTFLDLGVSRQFIDREFKVIEIKYDNKYKLYVNTDVIRLNREKLEIWLDEEVKTRRPRDVIINGNTVISGNEKYEGIVVDAGGWKGNAKWIKAIEYLVEPINEENIVVYIHSKNVGGFSWIVPLPYGTLVGAISYSDPRLFLPKINKRILDIHGGAIPRVSPISNIKTLKFGDSTGLIKTFTGGGIFGIASLLHPLVNGIRSGKFNEYYSKYKILAKEIRRQYYITRFLEFTWKTLPVLFKLYNDKTLNVSEEFDLHSLLIRRFPH; the protein is encoded by the coding sequence ATAGTAGGCGGGGGATTAGCTGGACTATTATTAGCATACAATATTCGTGATTCTGATCCAATAGTTTTTGATAGAAGGCGTTTTCCGGGTAAGAAGTGCACTGGTGTAATAAGCCGTAAAACGTTTTTAGACCTTGGCGTTAGTAGGCAATTCATAGATAGAGAATTTAAAGTTATTGAAATAAAGTATGATAATAAATATAAACTTTATGTAAATACAGATGTTATCAGGCTGAATAGGGAAAAGTTAGAAATATGGCTTGATGAGGAAGTAAAGACAAGAAGACCAAGGGACGTAATAATTAATGGTAATACTGTAATATCTGGGAATGAAAAATATGAGGGAATAGTAGTAGATGCAGGTGGTTGGAAAGGTAATGCTAAGTGGATTAAGGCAATAGAGTATTTAGTGGAACCGATAAACGAGGAGAACATTGTTGTTTATATCCATTCTAAAAACGTTGGAGGATTTAGCTGGATAGTTCCACTACCCTATGGTACTCTAGTAGGAGCGATCTCATATAGTGATCCGAGGTTGTTCCTGCCTAAAATTAATAAAAGGATTTTAGATATCCATGGAGGAGCAATTCCACGTGTCTCACCTATTTCTAACATAAAAACGTTAAAGTTTGGTGATTCTACTGGGCTTATAAAAACGTTTACTGGTGGAGGCATATTTGGTATCGCAAGCTTGTTGCATCCCCTAGTAAATGGAATCCGTAGTGGGAAATTCAATGAGTATTATTCAAAGTATAAGATTTTAGCTAAAGAGATAAGAAGGCAGTATTACATTACTAGATTTCTGGAATTCACTTGGAAGACTCTTCCAGTTTTATTTAAGTTATATAACGATAAAACGCTAAATGTTTCCGAAGAATTTGATTTGCATTCACTTCTTATTCGTAGGTTTCCTCACTAG
- a CDS encoding UbiA family prenyltransferase, whose translation MSLKSYMQLVRIHNVIGAALGAIMGFLVSSQWYLELKEILISALVVGLIAAGGYVINDVYDVEIDKINKPYRPIPSGQISVNKAKTLSIALFVIGIALSILLNIYATVIAILTTIGLVYYAKDLKKTGFYGNLLVATTTALSIFYGGVAFFSDNWLLRIIIPTFYSFFLTLIREIVKGIEDYNGDLLNNVKTLATTLGINKSWRIAKILLILLLVISPLPFFIGFNLIYIVILIACFIPFTILSVIQKETIEGASKARTYLKISAIAGIIAFLLGSLPLLSIFRP comes from the coding sequence GTGAGTTTAAAATCTTATATGCAACTTGTTAGGATCCATAATGTTATAGGGGCAGCGTTAGGAGCGATTATGGGCTTTTTAGTTTCCTCTCAATGGTATCTTGAACTTAAAGAGATTTTGATATCTGCACTTGTTGTTGGCCTTATTGCAGCTGGAGGATATGTTATAAATGATGTATATGATGTAGAAATAGACAAAATAAATAAACCATATAGACCTATCCCATCTGGTCAAATATCAGTCAATAAAGCTAAAACATTATCAATAGCCCTATTTGTAATAGGTATAGCTCTTTCTATTCTACTAAATATTTACGCGACAGTAATAGCAATATTAACCACTATTGGCCTGGTGTATTATGCTAAAGATCTGAAGAAAACCGGTTTTTATGGTAATTTATTAGTAGCGACAACTACTGCTCTTTCAATATTCTATGGTGGAGTAGCTTTTTTCTCTGATAATTGGCTTTTAAGAATAATAATTCCCACATTTTATTCATTCTTTCTCACATTAATAAGAGAGATAGTCAAAGGTATTGAAGACTATAATGGGGATTTACTTAATAATGTGAAGACATTAGCCACAACCTTGGGGATAAATAAATCATGGAGAATAGCTAAAATTCTACTTATACTCCTATTGGTAATTTCACCTTTACCATTCTTTATAGGTTTCAATTTAATTTATATTGTAATTTTAATAGCTTGCTTTATTCCTTTTACTATTCTTTCCGTAATTCAAAAAGAGACAATAGAAGGAGCTTCTAAAGCTAGAACATATTTAAAAATCTCAGCAATTGCAGGAATAATCGCGTTTTTATTAGGGAGTTTGCCGTTGTTATCAATTTTTAGACCGTAA
- the speD gene encoding adenosylmethionine decarboxylase: MMGVELAFPKVVGKQVYGSLYECDEDVLKDTKRLEQIVKEAADVGNMNILDIKSWKIGEGVSVVAIILESHITIHTWPEYRFATVDVYSCGQHTSPLKAFNYIVEKLGAKKYTINEADRSSEF, translated from the coding sequence ATGATGGGGGTAGAGCTAGCTTTTCCTAAAGTAGTAGGAAAGCAAGTATATGGAAGCTTATATGAGTGTGACGAAGATGTTTTAAAAGATACTAAAAGACTAGAGCAAATAGTAAAAGAGGCTGCTGATGTGGGCAATATGAACATTCTTGATATAAAGTCATGGAAAATTGGAGAAGGAGTAAGTGTAGTAGCGATTATTCTTGAAAGTCATATAACTATACACACGTGGCCGGAGTATAGATTCGCAACGGTTGATGTGTATTCTTGTGGTCAACATACTAGTCCCTTGAAAGCATTTAATTACATAGTGGAAAAATTGGGGGCTAAGAAATATACTATAAATGAGGCTGATAGATCATCAGAGTTCTAA
- a CDS encoding GTPase yields the protein MLGKVIQLIKRSDLIVEVLDAREPSLTRSKKIESISIKNGKRILLVLNKGDLVPLWVLKAWKNYFKKEENIETVYVSATSHLGTKLLRDTMKLLLRGDKGVVTFVGYPKSGKSSIINALKGKHSAQTSAHPLEYGYTKSIQLFKIDKKIYAWDTPGVIPPDGDELEKIIRGTNVDLLEDPVKPALMLINRIIEFSKESLIRVYKVDFSNPFELLEKIAIKRGWFYKSTKEPNIDMVAKAIIRDYHEGKIAYYTLPPSLYRDDKSNSV from the coding sequence ATGCTGGGAAAAGTCATTCAGTTGATCAAGAGATCTGATCTTATAGTTGAAGTGTTAGATGCCAGAGAGCCTTCTTTAACGAGGTCGAAGAAAATAGAGTCTATTTCAATAAAAAACGGAAAAAGAATATTATTGGTATTGAATAAAGGAGATCTAGTACCCTTATGGGTTCTTAAAGCTTGGAAGAATTACTTTAAGAAAGAAGAGAATATTGAAACTGTATACGTGTCCGCAACTTCTCATCTAGGTACTAAACTTTTACGTGATACAATGAAGTTATTGTTAAGAGGAGATAAAGGAGTTGTAACGTTTGTGGGGTATCCAAAGTCTGGCAAGTCTTCAATAATTAATGCACTTAAAGGTAAACATTCAGCTCAAACATCAGCACATCCATTAGAATATGGTTATACTAAATCTATACAATTGTTTAAAATTGATAAAAAAATTTATGCATGGGATACACCAGGCGTCATACCCCCGGATGGTGACGAATTAGAGAAAATAATAAGGGGAACCAACGTAGATTTATTAGAGGACCCTGTAAAACCCGCTTTAATGCTGATAAATAGAATTATCGAATTTTCGAAAGAAAGCTTAATTCGCGTGTATAAGGTGGATTTTTCTAATCCTTTTGAGCTATTAGAAAAAATAGCCATAAAGAGAGGATGGTTCTATAAGAGTACTAAAGAGCCAAATATCGATATGGTTGCTAAGGCGATAATAAGGGACTATCACGAAGGTAAAATTGCTTATTATACTCTTCCCCCTAGTCTATATAGAGATGATAAGAGCAATAGTGTTTGA
- a CDS encoding DUF211 domain-containing protein, with protein MAIRRLVLDVLKPIRGTSIVELAERISKLDGVEGVNISVTDMDVETMGLMIIIEGTSLNFDDIRKMLEEEGCAIHSIDEVVSGNRIIEGKIKNDL; from the coding sequence GTGGCAATTAGAAGACTTGTCTTAGACGTTCTGAAGCCCATTAGGGGAACATCGATAGTTGAGTTAGCAGAGAGAATCTCAAAATTAGATGGCGTAGAAGGTGTAAATATAAGTGTCACTGATATGGACGTTGAAACAATGGGATTAATGATAATAATTGAAGGTACTAGTCTCAATTTTGATGATATAAGAAAAATGCTAGAAGAAGAAGGATGTGCAATCCATAGTATTGACGAAGTAGTAAGTGGAAATAGAATAATTGAGGGAAAGATAAAGAATGATTTGTGA